Proteins from one Brockia lithotrophica genomic window:
- a CDS encoding DNA repair protein RadC, with protein sequence MRRRLAAKTSAEEGRGGVMRLKDLPPEERPRERLLEVGPEKLSTAELIAILLGSGIRGRSALHLAQEILAQSGSLRKLLDQGVAGLERIPGVKRAKAVQLVAALELGRRLWREMREARPVVTSAAEAAALLLEELRHRPVEHFVVLVLDTRHHVLDLVHLAVGTADEALVSPREVFAEVLRRRGRKVILAHNHPSGDPTPSAEDVLLTRRLVEAGKLLDVEVVDHIVVGADGYVSLRESGRW encoded by the coding sequence TTGCGCCGCCGCCTCGCGGCGAAGACGTCCGCGGAGGAAGGGAGAGGAGGAGTAATGCGCCTCAAGGATCTCCCCCCGGAAGAACGGCCGCGCGAGCGCCTCCTCGAGGTAGGACCGGAAAAGTTGAGTACCGCAGAGCTCATCGCCATCCTTCTCGGAAGCGGGATTCGGGGGCGATCGGCTCTCCACCTCGCCCAGGAAATCCTCGCCCAGTCTGGGTCCCTGCGAAAACTCTTGGATCAAGGGGTTGCGGGACTTGAGCGCATTCCCGGCGTGAAGCGCGCCAAGGCCGTCCAGCTCGTCGCGGCGCTGGAGCTCGGACGTCGTCTGTGGCGGGAGATGCGCGAGGCGCGTCCCGTGGTCACCTCCGCCGCGGAGGCGGCTGCCCTCCTCTTAGAAGAGCTGCGGCATCGTCCGGTAGAACACTTCGTGGTTCTTGTCTTGGACACCCGCCACCACGTCCTCGACCTCGTGCACCTCGCCGTGGGGACGGCGGACGAAGCGCTCGTCTCTCCGCGCGAGGTCTTTGCGGAGGTGCTCCGGCGGCGGGGGCGCAAGGTGATCCTCGCCCACAACCACCCGAGCGGGGACCCCACGCCGAGCGCCGAAGACGTTCTCCTTACGCGTCGTCTCGTAGAGGCGGGGAAGCTCCTCGACGTCGAAGTTGTCGACCACATTGTCGTAGGCGCCGACGGCTACGTGAGCCTGCGGGAAAGCGGCCGGTGGTGA
- a CDS encoding Septum formation protein Maf codes for MRTNSSLPPIVLASASPRRSALFSLYGLPFAVVPSGVEEVLPRGAGGAEASVSLAAAKGEEVYTRLRKESPDVIVLAFDTLVELEGRIFGKPEGEEEARAMLRALSGRAHAVFTGYAVFSPRGRQVGYERTVVRFRPLAEEEISAYLATGEPFGKAGAYAAQGQGGIFVEGVEGDFSNVVGLPLGRVGAVLRAMGIHPLPWGPPHPPVPPEELGLFRARA; via the coding sequence ATGCGCACCAACTCTTCGCTTCCCCCCATCGTGCTTGCGAGTGCTTCTCCCCGGCGTTCGGCCCTGTTTTCCCTCTACGGCCTTCCCTTCGCCGTCGTGCCGAGCGGCGTCGAAGAGGTGCTCCCCCGGGGTGCAGGCGGTGCAGAAGCGAGCGTGTCCTTGGCTGCGGCCAAGGGCGAGGAGGTGTACACCCGCCTTAGGAAGGAGAGCCCCGACGTGATCGTCCTCGCCTTCGACACGCTCGTCGAACTCGAAGGGCGCATCTTCGGGAAGCCGGAGGGCGAAGAAGAGGCGCGGGCCATGCTCCGAGCTCTTTCCGGGCGCGCCCACGCCGTGTTCACGGGCTACGCCGTATTTTCTCCGCGCGGACGGCAGGTAGGGTACGAGCGCACCGTCGTTCGCTTTCGCCCCCTTGCGGAGGAGGAAATTTCCGCGTACCTCGCTACGGGAGAACCGTTCGGAAAGGCGGGGGCGTATGCCGCACAAGGGCAGGGAGGGATCTTCGTCGAGGGGGTCGAGGGGGACTTTTCCAACGTCGTCGGGCTCCCCCTGGGCCGGGTCGGCGCGGTTCTTCGCGCGATGGGGATTCACCCTCTGCCGTGGGGACCACCGCATCCTCCCGTACCTCCCGAGGAACTCGGCCTCTTCCGTGCCCGAGCGTGA